The DNA window AACTTGTTTTGCAAGTCTAAATCAGTAGACCTTCTAGGTTTTTCTTTAGAGGGGCTTAGGCTTTAGTCCTCCctattttcttgtatttttatttattttatgaagaCGAGTCCAGTTTATGTCATTCCttcttttcttatatttttcattttctttctttttgttttatgagGGGTAAAGTTTATGTCTCTTGGACTAAGTTTAACtactttttttcttcaataaaaTTTTCCTCATACCGtcgagttttcccaaaaaaaaaaaaaaaaaaaacaaacatatataGAGTTGTGATCCCTTAATTAGTTAAAAGGATTTGTCTCAATCTTCAGAATATGACGTAAACTGCTATTCTGAGTAGAATTTTGTGAATAATACAAAATTTTCTCTTAAAACTAAGAGTGGCAGATGTTTGTTGTTGATAAATATCTgctccactaagatggtacaaattttgtaaatttcttGAAATAGTTACACATTCAAATTTGTGTAAGGATATGCAACATGCTAGGTTGTGGAACGTAGCTACATCAAACGTACCTCAAAAGGAGGGAAAACACTTCAGCTCCTTTCACACAAATAATATTTTGACGCGTGtgtataaatttttaattttgtaatttttatgtgTTACATCTGCACACGTATCCAACAATAATAACTCTGAACATGTGAATAGCTAAATAATGTCCTAAAAAGAgactgtttctttttcttttaagtcAATTAATAAACGACTGTTAGGAAATAAAAGCTCTCTACATAACCAGTACCATACTATTCAATGAGCTCAACTGAAACACATTAAATTATTACCCAGAAAAACGAATAACCATTTAATTAAAAAGTTGTTTATATATAGacaaatataacataaactagaaatttgttatTGTGCTCGGAACATGAGATGATATGTTATATGATAaggaaaggttttttttttttttcaaatatttctcTACTTATATATAACATATGACAATGTGATCGTGTTTCGAACAgtctaaaaaatctctcaacgTAAACGAGTAAAAAGACCCCACCAGTTACCTTCCCTTATACCACAACCTTAAATAATCTTCCTTCCCCTACAACCCTCCCCTCTGACTACCCATCAATGCCACATTTCACAGCTCCAAAAATTCATatttcaaagttttgaaaaacctcATTTCTTCTCCCAATCCCTCCAAGAAAACCAGAAAAATATATTTCAGATGGGGAAGAAAATGaagctcccttttctctccAAGAACACATCAGAACTATCaagatcttcatcttcttcttcctccccatGGCCTTGGCCTTCTTGTGCTCAAACCAGAACCCTTTCTTTCAGAACAGGCAATGATATCTTCAAGACCATAAACTCAGCCTACTTTGACACCACAAACCCTACAACAGATTTGGTGTTGGTGGATAGCACACCGAACTCGTTCTTCACCAACTCATCATCTGACAAGTGTCCCATCTTCTCCACCGCCTCTGAAGACTCACGAGGCGGTGGAGGAGAAGACGCAATAGAGAGTGTGATTAAAGGGTTGAGGTCAGAGAGGCTCTTCTTTGAGCCAACTGGTCAGACAAGCTCTGTGTTAGTTGAGACCAAggaggcggcggcggcggcggcagcAACAGCTGATGATGGTGGTGATGGggttaataatgttattccatTCAAGGAGAGTGTGGCTTTGTCAATTGACTCACCAGACCCGATTGTGGATTTCAGAAAATCTATGGAGGAAATGGTGGAAGCTCATGGCTTGAAGGATTGGGAGAATCTTGAGGAGCTTTTGTGTTGGTATTTGAGGGTAAATGGTAAAAGCAACCATGGCTATATTGTTGGAGCTTTTGTCGATCTCTTGGTAGGTCTTGCATTTACTACTACCAGTAGTAAATCTTGTTCTTGTATTATTaactctccttcttctcctttctcTAATTTTTACAATAGTATTACTACTTCTTCTTCGTCGTTGTCGTCATCGTCTTCTTCTGCGACTACTCCTTGTGTTTCCTCCGTAGAAGAAGAGTCTGAAAGTACTGCTACTACTCCATGTTTATCTTCATTGTTAGAAGGTGAAGAAGACCAGATtaaataagaagaaaataacGAAGGCGGCGGCGACAACGACGGTGTTTCATCTTAGccagttaattaattatttgttttctaatTCGATGGAAAATCAAAACATGTATACTAGTAGTAGTAGAAATGATAGTGAAAACTTCAACttttgatctctctctctctctctctctctctctctctctctctctaccaaaTTCGTGTGGAGATTCCAAGCGTGTGTGAGTTTTACAGTTTCCCATTTCCCAACGCATATCAATTAGAGTAAGATTAGTGAACATAGGTTAATTTCCATTTCAATATTCGTAACGTTACAGATACCACGTTTATTGGTTATACTTGGCGTAGATTTGAGATGTAGCTGATCACGTTACACTTCTCGAAAAATCTATCTACTTCTCACCTACTTAGCCCGAGTAAATTTTACATGATGAATAATGTgaatctttttataaaaaagtcATGTATGCTGTTTTTGGAAACTTTTGGTCACACTTGATGGCAGATTGAATGTGTTATATTACGTAAgacaaattaaaaattttatgtGGACCGTCAAGAGTCTCAAGACATCATCAAATTGttgataaaaatataaaaaactgcTGCGGGAAAAAAGGTACACTGAAAATGAAGCATCTTGCTTCAA is part of the Malus domestica chromosome 12, GDT2T_hap1 genome and encodes:
- the LOC103449509 gene encoding transcription repressor OFP13-like, with translation MGKKMKLPFLSKNTSELSRSSSSSSSPWPWPSCAQTRTLSFRTGNDIFKTINSAYFDTTNPTTDLVLVDSTPNSFFTNSSSDKCPIFSTASEDSRGGGGEDAIESVIKGLRSERLFFEPTGQTSSVLVETKEAAAAAAATADDGGDGVNNVIPFKESVALSIDSPDPIVDFRKSMEEMVEAHGLKDWENLEELLCWYLRVNGKSNHGYIVGAFVDLLVGLAFTTTSSKSCSCIINSPSSPFSNFYNSITTSSSSLSSSSSSATTPCVSSVEEESESTATTPCLSSLLEGEEDQIK